From the genome of Candidatus Hydrogenedentota bacterium:
TGGTTCGAGGGGTCCGATGGCACCCGCCTGTTCGCGTCGCAGATGAGTTCCGGAGCCCGGTACAACTTCTATCACAACATCTACCGCCGGATACGCTACGGCGCGCGCATTGACGACCGCGAATACGAATGGGGGCAGGGCGGTCTGCCATTCCACCTTTGCGGCGAGTCACATTGCATGGAGCATCACCTGCTGCTCGATCCGGTAACGGGATTCCACGACGAATATCTTAAGGAGGCATTCCGCTCGTTGCGGGAAGCGGAAATCAAAACGGCCACGACCCGTTTCCTCGCGTTCATGGACGGCCACGACAGCAGTTTGGCCGACGCCGCCACGCTGCGCATCATCGAGGCGGCACGGCCGTATGCCGGCAAGGATATAATTGTCCACGGCAACCTGCCGGACTTGATGGAAAAGATCAAGCGCGAAGCGCGCAACCTGCCCGTCCTGCGCGGTGAACGCCGCGTGCCGAAGCCGATGGGCGCGCGCGTTCATCTATACAGCGACGTGCTTTCGTGCCGCACGCGCATGAAACGCCTGAATGTCCACGCGGAAACGGTTTTGCAGCGCTGGGCCGAACCGTTCGCGGCGTTTGCGTCCACGATCGGCGCTGAATATCCGGCCGCCGCGATCGATCTCGCGTGGAAAACCCTGCTGAAGTGCCACGCGCATGACAGCATCGCAGGCACAGGGGTGGACGACATCGAGCAGGACATGAATTACCGTCTGCGGCAGGTGGTCAACATTTCGCGGGGCGTCAAGCGGCGGGCCCTGCAAGCGATCCAGGTCCGCATCAATCATTCCGGGGCCAAGCCGAACGATATCCTGCTAACCGTTTTCAATCCCTCGCCGTATCCCCGCAGCGAGATTGTTACGGCTACGCTCGATGTGCCGCCAAACGCATTTCCCGCGTTGTCGCTCGTCGAATGCTCAACGCGCTCGTCCGTTCCTGTCCGCGTTCCCGTCCATGTCTTGACGCGCCACCCGCACCATGCCGTCGTCAACCACGCGGGCGACGCGACCGCCATGATGACCTGCGAACGCGTCCGCATCCAGTTCGAAGTCTACGCCGTGCCGGGCCTCGGGTATACGACGTACAAACTCGTCGCGTGCCCGTGTACGTTGCGCGGATCGCTCGTCACCGGCAACAATTCGATGGCGAATGAATTCCTGCATGTGTGGATCATGCCCGACGGCACGCTGCACATCGAGGACATGTTGACCGGTGAACACTTCGACGGTTTGCACTATTTCGAGGACAGCGGGGAGGCCGGCCACGCGTGGATGCACATCGAACCGGCGCGCGACAGCGTCGTCACGACCATCGGGACGCCCGCGCGCGTCACGCTTGAAGAAGACACGCCGTTCCGCGCGCGGTATCGTGTCGAATACACCCTGCAAATTCCTGTCGGACTCGACGAGAACGGCGGCGATCCATGGAAGCGTCTCGACGGCGGCGAAAATAATTCGCGGCGAACGGACGAACGACGCCCGATGACCATCGTTTCGGACTTCACGCTCGAACGCGGCGCGCGCGCCGTCGAAGTCGTCACGCGGTTCGAGAACACGTGCAGGAATCACCGCCTCCGCGTCATGTTTCCGACGTATCTCAAGGCGAAAAACTGCCATGTCGAGAGCGCTTTCGATGTCGTCGAGCGCGAAGTCGTGTTCGGACGCAAAAGTCCGTGGAAGGACTCGAAATCGCCGACCTTTCCGATGCACCGCTTCGTGGACGTGTCCGACGGCAAGGCGGGCCTTGCCATCGTCAACGATGGCCTGCGCGAATACCAAGTCACGCCCGATGAGGATCGAGCCATCGCAATCACGCTCATGCGTGCGTTCGAAGTGTCGCTGACGACCGTCAGTAAACGCTGGGACATTCATCCCGAAATGCCCGGATCCCAATGTTTCGGCGCGCACGAGTTCCGCTATCGCATCGTTCCGCACAAGGGAACATGGGAAAATGCCGGCCTGTTTCACGAATCCGACCGGCTCCTGTTGCCGCTCGAACCCGCCCAAGCCGGCGCGCACGAGGGCGATTTGCCGTGGCAGTTCGGATTCCTCCAAGTGGCGCCCGCAAACGCCGTACTCAGTGCGCTCAAACGAGCCGAAAGCGGCGACGGGTACATCCTCCGTCTCTTCAACCCGGCGAAGGCCGCTCTTCAAGCCGTACTCGAATGGGCATGGCCCGTCGCCAGGGCCGAACTCGTCACGCTGGAGGAACTCCCCGGCGGCGCGATTTTGTTTCGCGGCCGTATCGTGTCTGTATCCCTTGCCCCCGGGAAAATCGTGACCGTCCGGGTGTCCTTCCGCAAATCCAAAAAGAAAGGAATGTCATCGGGGGCGCGGTTAGAATTCCGCGAGGAAAGCGAGCAATTCCCCGGCGCACCGGATCGGATCGTCATGCTGCGCGAGTTCAAAACAGATCGCGGGTCTGCCCCCGCCGGAAAAGGTCACGCGGCGTCCGAACTGTTCGGTGAGCAGCGCCTTGGCCTTGTGGACGATTCGCGGGGACTCAAACTCGATTCGGATTGAATCGCGTGTCGCTGTTATCGTTTTTACGGCGGCGTCGGCGCCGAGGGCACGGACGCGCATGATGTCAATCAACCGGCGCACCGGCGCGGGTGGCTTGCCGAAACGATCCGTGAGTTCGTGGACCATCTCGCGCGCATCCTCAACCGTCGCAATGCCGGCGATGCGCTTGTACAGGGTGATTTTCTGGGCCTCGGAAGGCACATAGGCTTCAGGAATGTACGCCTCGACGGCCACGTCGAACGGCGGCATGACCCGGTGCGCGAGCGGTTCGCCCTTGATCTCGGCCACAGCCTCGCGCAGCAATTGCGCGTAGGTTTCATAGCCGACGGAGACGATATGGCCGTGTTGCTGGCCGCCGAGTATGTTGCCGCACCCGCGGATTTCGAGGTCGCGCATCGCGATGCGGAAACCCGACCCCAGCGTCGAAAACTCCTCGAGCGCTTTCAGCCGTTTCTGCGCGTCTTCGGTGGGTATGCGGTCGCCGGGGATCAGCAGGTAAGCGAACGCGCGGTGCTTGTAGCGTCCAACGCGCCCGCGCAACTGGTACAACTCCGCCAGGCCGAAACGGTCCGCGCGATCCACGATGATCGTGTTGGCGTTGGGAATGTCCAGGCCGGATCCGATAATCGTCGTGCACACGAGCACGTCAATTTCGCGCCGGATAAAGGCCGACATGACTTCTTCGAGACGATGCTCGTGCATCTGTCCGTGCGCGACGGCCACCCGCGCCGCAGGAACGAGTTTACGGATGCGTTCCGCCACGGACAGAATCGTCTGCACGCGGTTGTGCAGGAAAAAGACTTGGCCCTCGCGGCGCATCTCGCGCAGAATGGCTTCCTGGATCAACGACTCGTCGTAGGTTTCGATGCAGGTGTGGATCGGCAGGCGATCGTTCGGCGCCGTGTTGATCAGGCTCATGTCGCGGATGCCGCTCAGCGATAGATGAAGGGTGCGCGGAATCGGCGTGGCGGTCAGCGTAAGCACGTCCACATGTCGCCGCAGCTGCTTCAACTTTTCCTTCTGCGCCACGCCGAATCGCTGTTCCTCGTCTATGATGAGTAGGCCGAGATTTTTGAACGCGACATCTTTCGATGCGAGGCGGTGCGTCCCGATGACGATGTCCACCTCGCCGGATTTGAGCCGCTCGATCGTGGCTTTCTGTTTCTTCGCGGTCTGGAAACGGCTCAGCATTTCGATGCGGATGGGATAGTCCGCCATGCGTTCCGTAAAAGTGGTGAAATGCTGTTGCGCCAGCACGGTGGTCGGCACGAGCACGGCGACCTGGCGTGAGTCCATCACCGCCTTGAACGCGGCGCGGATGGCCACTTCCGTCTTGCCGAAACCCACGTCGCCGCACACCAACCGGTCCATGATCTTCGGCGATTGCATGTCCGCCTTGACTTCGGCGATGGCGCGGGCCTGATCGGGCGTCTCGTCGTATTCAAACGAGTCTTCAAACTCCCGCTGCCACGGTGTGTCCTCCGAAAAAGCGAAGCCTTCCTCGGAAGCGCGGGCGGCATAGAGTTTGACCAATTCCGCCGTCATGTCGTGAACGGCCTTCCGAATGCGCTTCTTGGTGCGCGCCCACGTAGCGCCGCCGATTCGGTCGAGTTTCGGCGCAATGTTTTCGTCCCCGATATACTTCTGCACGAGGTCCACGCGCGTCGCGGGAACGTACAGCATGTCGCCGCCCGTGTAGCGCACGGCGAGGAAATCGCCTGTCTTGCCCTCGAAACGACGGAGTCCTTCATAGCGTCCGATGCCGTGTATTTCGTGAACGACGTAATCTCCGGTGCGCAAATCGCTGAACGCCGTGATGGATTCGCCGGCCTCGAAACGCCGCCGCACGCGCCGGACGTAATGCCGCCCGAATATTTCGCGTTCG
Proteins encoded in this window:
- the mfd gene encoding transcription-repair coupling factor — protein: MSVGLPPLAVTQAVCSAFAEGARVTEVVGPWGSAKTIVALQTARALDRSLLIVSRGRAEAEGVFEDLCTFAGESSSALFPAWEVLPSDVMPPADDIMAERMNTLERMAAASKAGKPLHVALPLDALLQYVPRADRLFEPSLRLRVGEEHDLEELIGKLVRLGYRRELMVEQRGEISVRGGILDLFPISSELPYRVEFFGDTIESIRRFEPETQRSVESVQEAFILPRSEKDLLEAHADGSGAIVPITAYLPDNALIVLDEPLALAEEANAIRRQVAGNRFFMSWDDALKHLDSFARLSLAQLAHDRVSSSRRITATMHAVSGWTGNMAGFWRQLTEWDKAGYRVVLIGHTPGERKRLLELLEGQGYRPGHDRFDLRVELGRLHAGFASTSDRLAVLSEREIFGRHYVRRVRRRFEAGESITAFSDLRTGDYVVHEIHGIGRYEGLRRFEGKTGDFLAVRYTGGDMLYVPATRVDLVQKYIGDENIAPKLDRIGGATWARTKKRIRKAVHDMTAELVKLYAARASEEGFAFSEDTPWQREFEDSFEYDETPDQARAIAEVKADMQSPKIMDRLVCGDVGFGKTEVAIRAAFKAVMDSRQVAVLVPTTVLAQQHFTTFTERMADYPIRIEMLSRFQTAKKQKATIERLKSGEVDIVIGTHRLASKDVAFKNLGLLIIDEEQRFGVAQKEKLKQLRRHVDVLTLTATPIPRTLHLSLSGIRDMSLINTAPNDRLPIHTCIETYDESLIQEAILREMRREGQVFFLHNRVQTILSVAERIRKLVPAARVAVAHGQMHEHRLEEVMSAFIRREIDVLVCTTIIGSGLDIPNANTIIVDRADRFGLAELYQLRGRVGRYKHRAFAYLLIPGDRIPTEDAQKRLKALEEFSTLGSGFRIAMRDLEIRGCGNILGGQQHGHIVSVGYETYAQLLREAVAEIKGEPLAHRVMPPFDVAVEAYIPEAYVPSEAQKITLYKRIAGIATVEDAREMVHELTDRFGKPPAPVRRLIDIMRVRALGADAAVKTITATRDSIRIEFESPRIVHKAKALLTEQFGRRVTFSGGGRPAICFELAQHDDPIRCAGELLAFLAEF